Proteins encoded within one genomic window of Eurosta solidaginis isolate ZX-2024a chromosome 1, ASM4086904v1, whole genome shotgun sequence:
- the lute gene encoding BTB/POZ domain-containing protein 6-B isoform X4 — protein MANNNRISLKSINKRNQEAMSHSQMNAWINVETLNNGNGLLLSPPHNNNNSANNHHSQRNALLAIGASSTAGSGGGSSSDASRGGSTTGSSSAASSGGSAGEHNIQITQPISAPSSPLASPGAISSSALFCLPSSSASGGSAGGSGGGSGSYVCSTGAAATNQSNNSTTNANDTADPNWQATKATVLERNAAMFNNELMSDVKFVVGGEFADCVQTIPAHKYILATGSSVFYAMFYGGLAENKQEIKVPDVEPSAFLTLLRYLYCDEIQLEPDNILATLYAAKKYIVPHLARACVNYLEVKLTAKNACLLLSQSRLFEEPELMQRCWEVIDAQAEMAIKSEDFVDIDLKTFESILSRETLNCKEIHLFEAALNWALNACQKMGIDVSAQNKRSMLGQALHLIRIPTMTLEEFANGVAQTGILTSQETIDIFLNFTAQSKPHLSFPTRARAGLKTQVCHRFQSCAYRSNQWRYRGRCDSIQFSVDRRIFIVGFGLYGSSTGAANYNVKIELKRLGRTLAENDTKFFSDGSSNTFHVFFENPIQIEPECYYTASVILDGNELSFFGQEGMSEVCMGNVTFQFQCSSESTNGTGVQGGQIPELIFYGPTTVTGLNSPTNSLCATPIGGAGASGLSSSGGGLHVNCDDLLGGSGSSDGAGAGGSGALSA, from the exons TGGAAACGCTAAACAATGGTAATGGCTTATTGCTATCGCCgccacacaacaacaacaactcagcAAATAATCACCATTCACAACGTAATGCATTGCTTGCAATCGGTGCAAGTTCAACAGCGGGAAGTGGCGGAGGTAGCAGCAGTGATGCCAGCAGAGGTGGGTCTACTACAGGTAGCAGCAGCGCCGCAAGCAGTGGCGGCAGCGCCGGTGAACATAATATCCAAATAACACAACCAATTAGTGCACCATCATCACCACTCGCCTCACCAGGTGCTATTAGTAGCTCAGCACTATTTTGTTTACCCTCAAGTTCAGCGAGCGGTGGTTCAGCTGGAGGTAGCGGTGGCGGTAGTGGTTCATATGTTTGTTCAACTGGAGCAGCTGCAACAAATCAGTCAAATAATTCTACAACAAATGCTAATGATACAGCTGATCCTAATTGGCAGGCCACGAAAGCGACGGTACTTGAGAGAAATGCGGCTATGTTTAATAACGAATTAATGTCAGATGTAAAATTTGTTGTTGGTGGAGAGTTTG CAGATTGTGTGCAAACAATACCGGCGCATAAGTATATTCTAGCCACGGGTAGTTCAGTGTTCTATGCTATGTTTTATGGTGGGCTAGCGGAAAATAAACAGGAAATAAAAGTGCCTGATGTGGAGCCGTCAGCGTTTTTAACGTTGTTAAG ATACCTATATTGTGATGAGATTCAATTGGAACCTGATAACATATTGGCCACATTGTATGCGGCTAAAAAATATATTGTACCACATTTAGCACGCGCATGCGTCAATTATTTAGAAGTTAAATTGACGGCAAAAAACGCCTGTCTACTTCTCAGTCAATCGCGTCTATTCGAAGAGCCCGAATTGATGCAGCGTTGCTGGGAAGTAATCGATGCACAA GCCGAAATGGCAATTAAATCGGAAGACTTTGTCGACATCGATCTCAAAACTTTTGAATCGATATTGTCGCGTGAGACGCTCAACTGCAAGGAGATACATCTCTTTGAGGCAGCGCTCAATTGGGCTCTAAATGCTTGCCAAAAAATGGGCATAGATGTGTCTGCACAAAATAAACGTAGTATGTTGGGACAAGCATTGCATTTAATACGTATACCGACAATGACGTTGGAAGAGTTCGCTAATGGGGTAGCACAAACCGGAATATTAACATCACAAGAAACTattgatatatttttaaattttactgcACAATCAAAACCGCATTTGAGCTTTCCAACACGCGCACGTGCTGGCCTCAAGACACAAGTATGTCATCGTTTTCAATCGTGCGCATATCGTTCAAATCAATGGCGTTATCGTGGAAGATGTGATTCAATACAATTCTCAGTGGATCGTAG aattttcattGTTGGCTTTGGTTTGTATGGTTCCTCAACTGGTGCTGCTAATTATAATGTTAAAATCGAACTTAAACGTCTGGGACGTACACTCGCCGAAAATGATACCAAATTTTTCTCGGATGGCTCAAGCAATACCTTCCATGTATTCTTTGAAAATCCCATACAAATTGAACCCGAATGTTACTATACCGCCTCTGTAATACTTGATGGTAATGAGTTAAGTTTCTTCGGTCAGGAGGGCATGTCTGAGGTGTGCATGGGAAATGTAACATTCCAGTTTCAATGTTCATCCGAAAGCACTAATGGTACTGGCGTACAAGGTGGTCAAATACCTGAACTGATATTTTATGGCCCTACCACAGTGACCGGTCTGAATTCGCCAACTAATTCACTATGTGCTACACCAATTGGTGGCGCTGGTGCTAGTGGCTTATCGAGCAGCGGTGGCGGTTTACACGTAAATTGTGATGATTTATTGGGTGGTAGTGGCAGCAGTGATGGCGCCGGTGCTGGTGGTAGTGGAGCTTTAAGTGCATGA
- the lute gene encoding BTB/POZ domain-containing protein 6-B isoform X3: protein MSKQSSKMSAQRGTKGNFDFRKIFRTNTTKINLETLNNGNGLLLSPPHNNNNSANNHHSQRNALLAIGASSTAGSGGGSSSDASRGGSTTGSSSAASSGGSAGEHNIQITQPISAPSSPLASPGAISSSALFCLPSSSASGGSAGGSGGGSGSYVCSTGAAATNQSNNSTTNANDTADPNWQATKATVLERNAAMFNNELMSDVKFVVGGEFADCVQTIPAHKYILATGSSVFYAMFYGGLAENKQEIKVPDVEPSAFLTLLRYLYCDEIQLEPDNILATLYAAKKYIVPHLARACVNYLEVKLTAKNACLLLSQSRLFEEPELMQRCWEVIDAQAEMAIKSEDFVDIDLKTFESILSRETLNCKEIHLFEAALNWALNACQKMGIDVSAQNKRSMLGQALHLIRIPTMTLEEFANGVAQTGILTSQETIDIFLNFTAQSKPHLSFPTRARAGLKTQVCHRFQSCAYRSNQWRYRGRCDSIQFSVDRRIFIVGFGLYGSSTGAANYNVKIELKRLGRTLAENDTKFFSDGSSNTFHVFFENPIQIEPECYYTASVILDGNELSFFGQEGMSEVCMGNVTFQFQCSSESTNGTGVQGGQIPELIFYGPTTVTGLNSPTNSLCATPIGGAGASGLSSSGGGLHVNCDDLLGGSGSSDGAGAGGSGALSA, encoded by the exons atgagTAAACAGAGTAGTAAAATGTCAGCGCAGCGAGGAACGAAAGGAAATTTCgattttagaaaaatatttcGCACTAACACCACAAAAATTAATT TGGAAACGCTAAACAATGGTAATGGCTTATTGCTATCGCCgccacacaacaacaacaactcagcAAATAATCACCATTCACAACGTAATGCATTGCTTGCAATCGGTGCAAGTTCAACAGCGGGAAGTGGCGGAGGTAGCAGCAGTGATGCCAGCAGAGGTGGGTCTACTACAGGTAGCAGCAGCGCCGCAAGCAGTGGCGGCAGCGCCGGTGAACATAATATCCAAATAACACAACCAATTAGTGCACCATCATCACCACTCGCCTCACCAGGTGCTATTAGTAGCTCAGCACTATTTTGTTTACCCTCAAGTTCAGCGAGCGGTGGTTCAGCTGGAGGTAGCGGTGGCGGTAGTGGTTCATATGTTTGTTCAACTGGAGCAGCTGCAACAAATCAGTCAAATAATTCTACAACAAATGCTAATGATACAGCTGATCCTAATTGGCAGGCCACGAAAGCGACGGTACTTGAGAGAAATGCGGCTATGTTTAATAACGAATTAATGTCAGATGTAAAATTTGTTGTTGGTGGAGAGTTTG CAGATTGTGTGCAAACAATACCGGCGCATAAGTATATTCTAGCCACGGGTAGTTCAGTGTTCTATGCTATGTTTTATGGTGGGCTAGCGGAAAATAAACAGGAAATAAAAGTGCCTGATGTGGAGCCGTCAGCGTTTTTAACGTTGTTAAG ATACCTATATTGTGATGAGATTCAATTGGAACCTGATAACATATTGGCCACATTGTATGCGGCTAAAAAATATATTGTACCACATTTAGCACGCGCATGCGTCAATTATTTAGAAGTTAAATTGACGGCAAAAAACGCCTGTCTACTTCTCAGTCAATCGCGTCTATTCGAAGAGCCCGAATTGATGCAGCGTTGCTGGGAAGTAATCGATGCACAA GCCGAAATGGCAATTAAATCGGAAGACTTTGTCGACATCGATCTCAAAACTTTTGAATCGATATTGTCGCGTGAGACGCTCAACTGCAAGGAGATACATCTCTTTGAGGCAGCGCTCAATTGGGCTCTAAATGCTTGCCAAAAAATGGGCATAGATGTGTCTGCACAAAATAAACGTAGTATGTTGGGACAAGCATTGCATTTAATACGTATACCGACAATGACGTTGGAAGAGTTCGCTAATGGGGTAGCACAAACCGGAATATTAACATCACAAGAAACTattgatatatttttaaattttactgcACAATCAAAACCGCATTTGAGCTTTCCAACACGCGCACGTGCTGGCCTCAAGACACAAGTATGTCATCGTTTTCAATCGTGCGCATATCGTTCAAATCAATGGCGTTATCGTGGAAGATGTGATTCAATACAATTCTCAGTGGATCGTAG aattttcattGTTGGCTTTGGTTTGTATGGTTCCTCAACTGGTGCTGCTAATTATAATGTTAAAATCGAACTTAAACGTCTGGGACGTACACTCGCCGAAAATGATACCAAATTTTTCTCGGATGGCTCAAGCAATACCTTCCATGTATTCTTTGAAAATCCCATACAAATTGAACCCGAATGTTACTATACCGCCTCTGTAATACTTGATGGTAATGAGTTAAGTTTCTTCGGTCAGGAGGGCATGTCTGAGGTGTGCATGGGAAATGTAACATTCCAGTTTCAATGTTCATCCGAAAGCACTAATGGTACTGGCGTACAAGGTGGTCAAATACCTGAACTGATATTTTATGGCCCTACCACAGTGACCGGTCTGAATTCGCCAACTAATTCACTATGTGCTACACCAATTGGTGGCGCTGGTGCTAGTGGCTTATCGAGCAGCGGTGGCGGTTTACACGTAAATTGTGATGATTTATTGGGTGGTAGTGGCAGCAGTGATGGCGCCGGTGCTGGTGGTAGTGGAGCTTTAAGTGCATGA
- the lute gene encoding BTB/POZ domain-containing protein 6-B isoform X6, translated as MANNNRISLKSINKRNQEAMSHSQMNAWINVETLNNGNGLLLSPPHNNNNSANNHHSQRNALLAIGASSTAGSGGGSSSDASRGGSTTGSSSAASSGGSAGEHNIQITQPISAPSSPLASPGAISSSALFCLPSSSASGGSAGGSGGGSGSYVCSTGAAATNQSNNSTTNANDTADPNWQATKATVLERNAAMFNNELMSDVKFVVGGEFDCVQTIPAHKYILATGSSVFYAMFYGGLAENKQEIKVPDVEPSAFLTLLRYLYCDEIQLEPDNILATLYAAKKYIVPHLARACVNYLEVKLTAKNACLLLSQSRLFEEPELMQRCWEVIDAQAEMAIKSEDFVDIDLKTFESILSRETLNCKEIHLFEAALNWALNACQKMGIDVSAQNKRSMLGQALHLIRIPTMTLEEFANGVAQTGILTSQETIDIFLNFTAQSKPHLSFPTRARAGLKTQVCHRFQSCAYRSNQWRYRGRCDSIQFSVDRRIFIVGFGLYGSSTGAANYNVKIELKRLGRTLAENDTKFFSDGSSNTFHVFFENPIQIEPECYYTASVILDGNELSFFGQEGMSEVCMGNVTFQFQCSSESTNGTGVQGGQIPELIFYGPTTVTGLNSPTNSLCATPIGGAGASGLSSSGGGLHVNCDDLLGGSGSSDGAGAGGSGALSA; from the exons TGGAAACGCTAAACAATGGTAATGGCTTATTGCTATCGCCgccacacaacaacaacaactcagcAAATAATCACCATTCACAACGTAATGCATTGCTTGCAATCGGTGCAAGTTCAACAGCGGGAAGTGGCGGAGGTAGCAGCAGTGATGCCAGCAGAGGTGGGTCTACTACAGGTAGCAGCAGCGCCGCAAGCAGTGGCGGCAGCGCCGGTGAACATAATATCCAAATAACACAACCAATTAGTGCACCATCATCACCACTCGCCTCACCAGGTGCTATTAGTAGCTCAGCACTATTTTGTTTACCCTCAAGTTCAGCGAGCGGTGGTTCAGCTGGAGGTAGCGGTGGCGGTAGTGGTTCATATGTTTGTTCAACTGGAGCAGCTGCAACAAATCAGTCAAATAATTCTACAACAAATGCTAATGATACAGCTGATCCTAATTGGCAGGCCACGAAAGCGACGGTACTTGAGAGAAATGCGGCTATGTTTAATAACGAATTAATGTCAGATGTAAAATTTGTTGTTGGTGGAGAGTTTG ATTGTGTGCAAACAATACCGGCGCATAAGTATATTCTAGCCACGGGTAGTTCAGTGTTCTATGCTATGTTTTATGGTGGGCTAGCGGAAAATAAACAGGAAATAAAAGTGCCTGATGTGGAGCCGTCAGCGTTTTTAACGTTGTTAAG ATACCTATATTGTGATGAGATTCAATTGGAACCTGATAACATATTGGCCACATTGTATGCGGCTAAAAAATATATTGTACCACATTTAGCACGCGCATGCGTCAATTATTTAGAAGTTAAATTGACGGCAAAAAACGCCTGTCTACTTCTCAGTCAATCGCGTCTATTCGAAGAGCCCGAATTGATGCAGCGTTGCTGGGAAGTAATCGATGCACAA GCCGAAATGGCAATTAAATCGGAAGACTTTGTCGACATCGATCTCAAAACTTTTGAATCGATATTGTCGCGTGAGACGCTCAACTGCAAGGAGATACATCTCTTTGAGGCAGCGCTCAATTGGGCTCTAAATGCTTGCCAAAAAATGGGCATAGATGTGTCTGCACAAAATAAACGTAGTATGTTGGGACAAGCATTGCATTTAATACGTATACCGACAATGACGTTGGAAGAGTTCGCTAATGGGGTAGCACAAACCGGAATATTAACATCACAAGAAACTattgatatatttttaaattttactgcACAATCAAAACCGCATTTGAGCTTTCCAACACGCGCACGTGCTGGCCTCAAGACACAAGTATGTCATCGTTTTCAATCGTGCGCATATCGTTCAAATCAATGGCGTTATCGTGGAAGATGTGATTCAATACAATTCTCAGTGGATCGTAG aattttcattGTTGGCTTTGGTTTGTATGGTTCCTCAACTGGTGCTGCTAATTATAATGTTAAAATCGAACTTAAACGTCTGGGACGTACACTCGCCGAAAATGATACCAAATTTTTCTCGGATGGCTCAAGCAATACCTTCCATGTATTCTTTGAAAATCCCATACAAATTGAACCCGAATGTTACTATACCGCCTCTGTAATACTTGATGGTAATGAGTTAAGTTTCTTCGGTCAGGAGGGCATGTCTGAGGTGTGCATGGGAAATGTAACATTCCAGTTTCAATGTTCATCCGAAAGCACTAATGGTACTGGCGTACAAGGTGGTCAAATACCTGAACTGATATTTTATGGCCCTACCACAGTGACCGGTCTGAATTCGCCAACTAATTCACTATGTGCTACACCAATTGGTGGCGCTGGTGCTAGTGGCTTATCGAGCAGCGGTGGCGGTTTACACGTAAATTGTGATGATTTATTGGGTGGTAGTGGCAGCAGTGATGGCGCCGGTGCTGGTGGTAGTGGAGCTTTAAGTGCATGA
- the lute gene encoding BTB/POZ domain-containing protein 6-B isoform X5: METLNNGNGLLLSPPHNNNNSANNHHSQRNALLAIGASSTAGSGGGSSSDASRGGSTTGSSSAASSGGSAGEHNIQITQPISAPSSPLASPGAISSSALFCLPSSSASGGSAGGSGGGSGSYVCSTGAAATNQSNNSTTNANDTADPNWQATKATVLERNAAMFNNELMSDVKFVVGGEFADCVQTIPAHKYILATGSSVFYAMFYGGLAENKQEIKVPDVEPSAFLTLLRYLYCDEIQLEPDNILATLYAAKKYIVPHLARACVNYLEVKLTAKNACLLLSQSRLFEEPELMQRCWEVIDAQAEMAIKSEDFVDIDLKTFESILSRETLNCKEIHLFEAALNWALNACQKMGIDVSAQNKRSMLGQALHLIRIPTMTLEEFANGVAQTGILTSQETIDIFLNFTAQSKPHLSFPTRARAGLKTQVCHRFQSCAYRSNQWRYRGRCDSIQFSVDRRIFIVGFGLYGSSTGAANYNVKIELKRLGRTLAENDTKFFSDGSSNTFHVFFENPIQIEPECYYTASVILDGNELSFFGQEGMSEVCMGNVTFQFQCSSESTNGTGVQGGQIPELIFYGPTTVTGLNSPTNSLCATPIGGAGASGLSSSGGGLHVNCDDLLGGSGSSDGAGAGGSGALSA, encoded by the exons TGGAAACGCTAAACAATGGTAATGGCTTATTGCTATCGCCgccacacaacaacaacaactcagcAAATAATCACCATTCACAACGTAATGCATTGCTTGCAATCGGTGCAAGTTCAACAGCGGGAAGTGGCGGAGGTAGCAGCAGTGATGCCAGCAGAGGTGGGTCTACTACAGGTAGCAGCAGCGCCGCAAGCAGTGGCGGCAGCGCCGGTGAACATAATATCCAAATAACACAACCAATTAGTGCACCATCATCACCACTCGCCTCACCAGGTGCTATTAGTAGCTCAGCACTATTTTGTTTACCCTCAAGTTCAGCGAGCGGTGGTTCAGCTGGAGGTAGCGGTGGCGGTAGTGGTTCATATGTTTGTTCAACTGGAGCAGCTGCAACAAATCAGTCAAATAATTCTACAACAAATGCTAATGATACAGCTGATCCTAATTGGCAGGCCACGAAAGCGACGGTACTTGAGAGAAATGCGGCTATGTTTAATAACGAATTAATGTCAGATGTAAAATTTGTTGTTGGTGGAGAGTTTG CAGATTGTGTGCAAACAATACCGGCGCATAAGTATATTCTAGCCACGGGTAGTTCAGTGTTCTATGCTATGTTTTATGGTGGGCTAGCGGAAAATAAACAGGAAATAAAAGTGCCTGATGTGGAGCCGTCAGCGTTTTTAACGTTGTTAAG ATACCTATATTGTGATGAGATTCAATTGGAACCTGATAACATATTGGCCACATTGTATGCGGCTAAAAAATATATTGTACCACATTTAGCACGCGCATGCGTCAATTATTTAGAAGTTAAATTGACGGCAAAAAACGCCTGTCTACTTCTCAGTCAATCGCGTCTATTCGAAGAGCCCGAATTGATGCAGCGTTGCTGGGAAGTAATCGATGCACAA GCCGAAATGGCAATTAAATCGGAAGACTTTGTCGACATCGATCTCAAAACTTTTGAATCGATATTGTCGCGTGAGACGCTCAACTGCAAGGAGATACATCTCTTTGAGGCAGCGCTCAATTGGGCTCTAAATGCTTGCCAAAAAATGGGCATAGATGTGTCTGCACAAAATAAACGTAGTATGTTGGGACAAGCATTGCATTTAATACGTATACCGACAATGACGTTGGAAGAGTTCGCTAATGGGGTAGCACAAACCGGAATATTAACATCACAAGAAACTattgatatatttttaaattttactgcACAATCAAAACCGCATTTGAGCTTTCCAACACGCGCACGTGCTGGCCTCAAGACACAAGTATGTCATCGTTTTCAATCGTGCGCATATCGTTCAAATCAATGGCGTTATCGTGGAAGATGTGATTCAATACAATTCTCAGTGGATCGTAG aattttcattGTTGGCTTTGGTTTGTATGGTTCCTCAACTGGTGCTGCTAATTATAATGTTAAAATCGAACTTAAACGTCTGGGACGTACACTCGCCGAAAATGATACCAAATTTTTCTCGGATGGCTCAAGCAATACCTTCCATGTATTCTTTGAAAATCCCATACAAATTGAACCCGAATGTTACTATACCGCCTCTGTAATACTTGATGGTAATGAGTTAAGTTTCTTCGGTCAGGAGGGCATGTCTGAGGTGTGCATGGGAAATGTAACATTCCAGTTTCAATGTTCATCCGAAAGCACTAATGGTACTGGCGTACAAGGTGGTCAAATACCTGAACTGATATTTTATGGCCCTACCACAGTGACCGGTCTGAATTCGCCAACTAATTCACTATGTGCTACACCAATTGGTGGCGCTGGTGCTAGTGGCTTATCGAGCAGCGGTGGCGGTTTACACGTAAATTGTGATGATTTATTGGGTGGTAGTGGCAGCAGTGATGGCGCCGGTGCTGGTGGTAGTGGAGCTTTAAGTGCATGA